In Janthinobacterium agaricidamnosum NBRC 102515 = DSM 9628, the DNA window CGGCAGGCACTACCTGTGCATCATGGCGCTCGACGGCACCGAACGGCGGCGCGAACGGCACGACTTGCAAGTGCGCGAGCGCGCCTTGCACGCGGTCAGCAACGGCATCGTCATTTGCCGCAGCGGCGGCAAGGATAATCCGATCGAATACGTCAATCCGGCGTTCGAACGCATCACCGGCTATACGCTGACGGAAGTGGTGGGGCGCGATTCGCGCTTCATGGCCGCGTCCGGCCTCGACGATGCCGAGCGCCAAAAGTTGCGCATTGCCGTCGAGGCACGTGAGGAAATCAATGTGGTATTCCGCAATATGCGCAAGAACGGCGAAGTGTTCTGGAACGACTTGTCGATCACGCCGGTGCCCGATGAAAACGGCAAGGTCAGCCATTTTATCGGCATGATCAACGACGTCACGGCCTTGAAGCAGCGCACCGCGCACCTGGAACATGAAGTCAACCACGACGCGCTGACCGGCCTGGCCAACCGCAACCTGCTGTGGGACCGGCTGGACCAGGCCTTGCATGTGGCGCAGCGCAAGAAATCGCTGGTGGCGACGATTTTGCTGGACTTGAACAAATTCAAGTTCATCAACGACACCATGGGCCACGATGTCGGCGATGAGGTGCTGAGGGTGGTCGCCAAGCGGCTGCAGGCGTCGGTGCGCGACAGCGACACGGTGGCGCGCCTCAGCGGCGATGAATTTGTGCTGGTGCTGGCCGACCAGCCGTCGCTGCGCTTTACGCTGCGGATGGTCGAACGGGTGCGTATCAGCCTGTCGAAGCCGATCATTTACGAAGACCAGGAAATTCCGGTCGGCGCGGCGCTCGGCGTCAGCGTGTTTCCGCACGATGGCGCCAACGCCTATGAATTGATGCGCGCGGCCGACGTCGCGATGTACCATTCGAAAGAGTCCGGCAACGGCGATGTGCATTTCTTTTCGCCCGACATGAAATCGACCACCGACGCCAAGCGCGCGCTGGAAACCGACATGCACGAAGCGCTCGACAAGAACGAGCTATTCCTGATGTACCAGCCGCGCATGAACCTGACCACGTCGCGCATCACCGGCATCGAAGCGCTGCTGCGCTGGCGCCACCCCGAGCGCGGCGTGTTGCAGCCATCGTCGTTTTTGCCGGACGCCGAAGAGAACGGCATGATCATCCCGTTTGGCCAATGGGTGCTGGAACAGGCTTGCCGCATGCTGGCCCGCCTGAAGGCGCTGGGCCATCCCGACATTCCGCTGTCGATCAACAGTTCTTACCGTGAATTCAGCGAAAAGAATTACGTCGCGTATATCGCCGACAAGCTCGATCAATTCAAGCTGGCGCCGGCCAGCCTCGAACTCGACATGCGCGAAGACCAGTTGATGCGCAACGTCAACCTGAGCAAGCAAGTGGCCGAACGGGTCAGGCAACTCGGAGTGGTGCTGAATGTCGACGAATTCGGCGCCGGATCGTCCAACCTCAGTTATCTGCAAGAACTGCCGATGCGGCATCTGAAAATCACCCGCAAGTCGGTCAACGATATTTGCCTGAGCACCAAGACCGGCAAGCTGGCCAAGACGCTGATCGACATCGGCCACAACCTGAAACTGGAAGTCATCGCCGGCGGCGTCGAAAACCGGCTGCAACAAGATTTCCTGCTGCAGAACGGCTGCGATGCGATCCAGGGAAATTTCTACAAAGAACCGATTGATGAAACGGAATTGACCCAGTTACTGGACGCGCAATAAAGTCCAGCCCCCCGGCAAAACTTTTAGGCGGGCACGGCGCCATCATCGATGGCATTGCCGCGCCGCTCGACCGCCACCGACACGGCCAGCACCACCAGTCCGCCGGCGGCCAGCATCGCGCCGACCCAGGCGGTCGAACGCAAGCCCATGCCCATTGCGACGGCCATGCCGCCAGCCCAGGCGCCCAAGGCGTTGGCGATATTGAACGCCGAATGGTTCAATGCCGCGGCCACGGTTTGCGCGTCGCCCGCCACGTCCATCAAGCGGGTTTGCACCGCCGGGCCGATGGCGATGCCGGCACCGATGGCGAACAAGTTGATCGCGGTGGCCCACACGTTCGAGCTGGTGTACGAAAACGCCGCCAGCGCGACACCGCTCCAGACCAGCATGCCGAAAATGGTCCACAAGCGCGAACGGTCGGCCAGCCAGCCGCCGACGACGTTACCGACCGTCATGCCGATACCGATCACCGACAACATCAGCGATACCATGAACGGCGATACATGGGTGACTTCCAGCAAAATCGGCGTCACATAGGTCAGCACCGAAAACATACCGCCAAAGCCGATCGCCACCAGCAGCAGCGTCAGCCACACCTGGGTACGGCGGAACACGCCCAGCTCGCGGCGCGGGCTGGCATTGCCGGCCGCGATCAGCGGCAAATAGATGCGCACCATCAGCATGGTCAGCAAACCCAGCACGCCAACCACCAGGAAGGCCGAGCGCCAGCCGGCGGCCTGCCCCAGCGCGGTGGCCAGCGGCACGCCGACCACGTTGGCAATCGTCAAGCCCAGCATTACCCGCGCCACCGCCTGCGCGCGCTTGTCCGGCGCCGCGATCGACGCCGCCACCAGCGCCGCGACGCCGAAATACGCGCCATGCGGAATGCCGGAAATGAAGCGCGCCAGTATCAGCATGCCGTAGTTCGGCGCCATCGCGCTCAGCAAGTTGCCGACCGCAAACAGCGCCATCAGACAAATCAGCATCATGCGGCGTGGCATGCGCGCGGCGAAAATCGTGATCAGCGGCGCGCCGACCACCACCCCCAGCGCATAGGCGCTGATCATGTGGCCCATTTGCGGCAGCGAGGCGCCGATATCCTTGGCGACGATCGGCAAGATGCTCATCGAGGCGAATTCGCCGGTGCCGAGCGCCAGGCCGCCGATGGCCAGCGCCAGGTCGGCAAGGTTGGCGCCATGGGGCGCAATGACGCGTGAAGAAATCGATTCTACTGGGCTATGCATGAATGGAAGGCAGGATGAGGGTTGATGCAGACGAGCACTACAAGTCGAAGGATATCATGCACTGCACAAAAAGTTTTGGGAGGGGCCTATTTTTAGTTCAACAATGAAACATCTACTCGGCAATGAGCAATAAAAAAGCGAGCCCGGAGGCTCGCTTTGGGACCTCAGACGCTTAAGCCTGAAATCGCAGCGGTTTCATTGCAGCAATCAAGCGCGTTTGTCGAGTGGCAATACTTCGCGGGTCGTGGAACCGACGAACAATTGACGTGGACGGCCGATTTTTTGCTCTGGATCGGAAATCATTTCGTTCCATTGCGCGATCCAGCCGATGGTGCGCGCCATCGCGAAGATGCCGGTGAACAGCGACACAGGGATGCCCAGCGCCGATTGCACGATGCCGGAGTAGAAGTCGACGTTCGGATACAGCTTGCGCGACACGAAATATTCGTCTTCCAGCGCGATTTTTTCCAGCGCCATCGCCAGTTTGAACAATGGGTCGTCTTGCAAGCCCAGTTCAGCCAGCACTTCGTAGCAGGTTTCACGCATCAGCTTGGCGCGCGGGTCGAAGTTTTTGTAGACGCGGTGACCGAAGCCCATCAGCTTGACGCCGGAGTTCTTGTCCTTGACTTGCGCGATGAACTCGGGGATCTTGTCGACGGTGCCGATTTCTTTCAGCATGTTCAAGGCCGCTTCGTTCGCGCCGCCGTGGGCAGGGCCCCACAGGCAGGCGATGCCGGCTGCGATACAGGCGAACGGGTTGGCGCCCGACGAGCCGGCCAGGCGGACAGTCGAGGTCGAAGCGTTTTGCTCGTGGTCGGCGTGCAGGATCAGGATACGGTCCAGGGCGCGCACCAGCACTTCGTTGACTTGGTATTCTTCGCATGGATTGCCGAACATCATGCGCATGAAGTTGGCGCTGTACGACAGGTCGTTGCGTGGATACACG includes these proteins:
- a CDS encoding sensor domain-containing protein — encoded protein: MDGKHASENPAFLIGPTGKITTWNAACHAALGYTELEVLHQPLHTLLKSNDQDPLARRLQRPPQQAEELDLELWHADGHPLPSRLALLPQFGKSGRLISCIALIIPGRQPIQVDTAKEVGNMPLKSAMDLIVGLLIVSDAKGQFVLWNEKAETSMQMSSEQLRNSSISSLFSEQEWQRVAASVDDVLAHGKRMCIEAQLRSGDGCETPYVISGARLTYCGRHYLCIMALDGTERRRERHDLQVRERALHAVSNGIVICRSGGKDNPIEYVNPAFERITGYTLTEVVGRDSRFMAASGLDDAERQKLRIAVEAREEINVVFRNMRKNGEVFWNDLSITPVPDENGKVSHFIGMINDVTALKQRTAHLEHEVNHDALTGLANRNLLWDRLDQALHVAQRKKSLVATILLDLNKFKFINDTMGHDVGDEVLRVVAKRLQASVRDSDTVARLSGDEFVLVLADQPSLRFTLRMVERVRISLSKPIIYEDQEIPVGAALGVSVFPHDGANAYELMRAADVAMYHSKESGNGDVHFFSPDMKSTTDAKRALETDMHEALDKNELFLMYQPRMNLTTSRITGIEALLRWRHPERGVLQPSSFLPDAEENGMIIPFGQWVLEQACRMLARLKALGHPDIPLSINSSYREFSEKNYVAYIADKLDQFKLAPASLELDMREDQLMRNVNLSKQVAERVRQLGVVLNVDEFGAGSSNLSYLQELPMRHLKITRKSVNDICLSTKTGKLAKTLIDIGHNLKLEVIAGGVENRLQQDFLLQNGCDAIQGNFYKEPIDETELTQLLDAQ
- a CDS encoding MFS transporter; this translates as MHSPVESISSRVIAPHGANLADLALAIGGLALGTGEFASMSILPIVAKDIGASLPQMGHMISAYALGVVVGAPLITIFAARMPRRMMLICLMALFAVGNLLSAMAPNYGMLILARFISGIPHGAYFGVAALVAASIAAPDKRAQAVARVMLGLTIANVVGVPLATALGQAAGWRSAFLVVGVLGLLTMLMVRIYLPLIAAGNASPRRELGVFRRTQVWLTLLLVAIGFGGMFSVLTYVTPILLEVTHVSPFMVSLMLSVIGIGMTVGNVVGGWLADRSRLWTIFGMLVWSGVALAAFSYTSSNVWATAINLFAIGAGIAIGPAVQTRLMDVAGDAQTVAAALNHSAFNIANALGAWAGGMAVAMGMGLRSTAWVGAMLAAGGLVVLAVSVAVERRGNAIDDGAVPA
- the gltA gene encoding citrate synthase, yielding MNTSDKKATLSFSDGSPAIDFPIYEGTVGPDVIDIRKLYAGTGKFTYDPGFMSTAACNSSITYIDGDKGELLYRGYPIEQLAVNADFMETCYLLLHSELPNAEQKKEFVETVTKHTMVHEQMQFFFRGFRRDAHPMSVLVGTVGALASFYHDSLDINDPKHRDVSAIRLIAKMPTLVAMAYKYSIGQPFVYPRNDLSYSANFMRMMFGNPCEEYQVNEVLVRALDRILILHADHEQNASTSTVRLAGSSGANPFACIAAGIACLWGPAHGGANEAALNMLKEIGTVDKIPEFIAQVKDKNSGVKLMGFGHRVYKNFDPRAKLMRETCYEVLAELGLQDDPLFKLAMALEKIALEDEYFVSRKLYPNVDFYSGIVQSALGIPVSLFTGIFAMARTIGWIAQWNEMISDPEQKIGRPRQLFVGSTTREVLPLDKRA